One genomic window of Glycine max cultivar Williams 82 chromosome 16, Glycine_max_v4.0, whole genome shotgun sequence includes the following:
- the LOC100784641 gene encoding senescence/dehydration-associated protein At4g35985, chloroplastic has translation MPINIQSSPKKEQGKNRTETEMGCNSSKAEPPPLENTMHHHHHADVAEFQKPKTLKEEVVLQIPGCKVHLMDQGEALELAQGHFTIMKIMEQNVALATIIKVGNSVQWPLTKDEPVVKVDALHYLFSLPVKDGGEPLSYGVTFPEQCYGNMEMLDSFLKDHSCFSGLERNKKSDLKWEEFAPRVEDYNHFLARAIAGGTGQIVKGIFLCSNAYTNQVQKGGETILNTAAEKNNGGMVTESMNHRSDATKNNATNDNLKRVRKLTNMTERLTKSLLDGVGIMSGSVMTPVLKSQPGQAFLNMLPGEVLLASLDAVNRVFEAAEAAEKQTFSATSQAATRMVSNRFGEEAGEATEHVFATAGHAVNTAWNVSKIRKAINPASSANAAGALRNSAKNRNVIY, from the exons ATGCCCATTAACATCCAAAGCAGTCCCAAGAAAGAACAGGGCAAAAACAGAACAGAAACAGAGATGGGTTGCAATAGCTCCAAGGCTGAGCCACCACCGTTGGAAAACACCatgcatcatcatcatcatgcagACGTTGCAGAGTTCCAAAAACCCAAAACCCTAAAAGAAGAAGTAGTGCTACAGATTCCAGGATGCAAAGTTCATCTGATGGACCAAGGCGAGGCCCTCGAACTCGCACAAGGTCACTTCACGATCATGAAGATCATGGAGCAGAACGTGGCACTAGCAACCATTATAAAAGTTGGAAACAGTGTTCAATGGCCTCTAACGAAAGACGAGCCGGTGGTGAAGGTGGATGCTCTTCACTACCTGTTCTCTCTGCCTGTGAAAGATGGTGGGGAGCCTCTTAGCTATGGTGTCACCTTTCCAGAACAGTGCTATGGGAACATGGAGATGTTGGATTCTTTTCTCAAGGATCACTCTTGCTTTTCTGGTTTGGAAAGGAATAAGAAGAGTGATCTTAAATGGGAGGAGTTTGCTCCAAGGGTTGAAGATTACAATCATTTTCTGGCAAGGGCAATTGCAGGAGGGACTGGCCAGATTGTTAAGGGTATCTTCTTGTGCAGCAATGCTTACACCAACCAG GTCCAAAAAGGAGGGGAAACGATCCTAAATACTGCTGCAGAAAAGAACAATGGTGGCATGGTCACAGAAAGTATGAACCACAGGAGTGATGCCACAAAGAATAATGCAACGAACGATAACCTCAAACG TGTGAGAAAGCTGACAAATATGACAGAAAGGTTAACCAAATCTTTGCTTGATGGTGTTGGAATAATGAGTGGATCAGTGATGACTCCTGTGCTGAAATCCCAACCAGGACAGGCATTCCTAAATATGCTCCCTGGAGAGGTGCTGTTGGCTTCCCTTGATGCCGTCA ATAGAGTTTTTGAAGCAGCTGAAGCTGCTGAAAAACAAACCTTTTCTGCCACCTCTCAAGCTGCAACCAGAATGGTTTCTAACAG GTTTGGGGAAGAAGCAGGAGAGGCTACTGAGCATGTGTTTGCAACTGCAGGACATGCTGTTAACACTGCTTGGAATGTCTCTAAGATACGGAAGGCCATCAATCCAGCCTCTTCAGCAAATGCTGCAGGAGCACTGAGAAATTCTGCCAAAAATAGAaatgttatatattaa